TGGGGGACAGCCACTCTGGTGCAATTCCTGCTCCAGAGCTCTGCAGGGTCAGGCTGAGGTTAGACTCCAGTGGAGCACTGCCCCTGCTCAGCTCCTTTCCATGCTggctcctctccccttctcccagggCCCTCCCTCGATGAACTCTGGTGGGAACACAGCCAGAGACCCGGATGGAGTATGAAAGGCAAGCTCCCTGCCCGCAAGGCTCTTGCTATATGGTTGGGAGATGGCCACATACATACGAAAGTGTCAACCACAACACAGGATGGAAGAGGCTGGAGAAAATAGGGCTCAGGAGGACAGGGGCACTCCCTGGAGCTGGACTGGGAGAAAAAGGCTTTGTGGACCAACTGGGACTAAGCCACGGGGGACAGGCAGGACTCCAAATAAACGGTTAGCAAGGGAAAAGCTTTCTAGGTGGGGGAAAGTTCTGCGCAGAGGCACTGAGAGGGCAGGAACCTTTGCTCCCACCCTTCCCATTTGCCCCCATCTAGCTTGGTGAGGAGCGGTCCCCCCTGggccagtgggggtggggggctccgtTTTGACAATCCTACATCCTGAGCAAGCCAGACGAACCTGAGGCAGGAATGGGACACTCAGCTCTCAGCCTTCTTTCCGAGGTGCGGGGTGGGATGGGAGAAGGTGGGGGGGCTCGTTCCCAGAAGGGACAAGCACTCTACCAGCACCGTGCTATGTGGCTTCTAGAGTCGGGGGCTAGAGGACGAGGCGAGGTGCAAGGGACAACCTACCTGCCGGACCGTGGGCGGGGGTCTCCTTTACATCATGGACTCAGTGGTGAAGTAGGCAGCTCCCAGGACCCCCAGAGCCACAGCAACAGTTCCTAGAGCTTGGAGGACGTGAGCTACGGTGGATGGAGTGTTTTCTTGTAGGTCTTCTGCAAAGCAAAGCAGAAAGCTCCTCGGTGTCAGTGCCCGTCTCCAGGCGGCGGAGGGGGGCTGAAGCGGGGGgtcccccagggctgcaggaacACCCGTCTGCCCCGAGCCTCCTCTCAAGGGAGCATTTAACTCCCCTCCTTCTTCCCAACACATCCCCACCACAAGACGCCCCCCAATGGGACAAGGACGAGCTGGTGTGTGACCCCAGCTCCGCTGGATTCCAAGAGAGGGAGCAGGCCACAAAGGGTGGTCAAGGTCaagtgtgccaggccctgtgccaaatgcctcacaacaaccctgagaGTAGGTGCTACACGGAACTCCACTGCAGAGATGAGGAAGTTGCGATAGTATGTACCACACCCACCACGCAGGCGAGGAAACTGTGTGAGTAGGTCAATCATTGCCAGGAACCCTCTCAAAAAAGTGCAGTATCCTATAAAAAAATCCTATAAAAGTAGGGATTGTTTAAGGTGGATGTGTTTAAATCCAAGAGCCAAGGTTACATGCCGCTGAGAAAAGTAAGGATtatggaagcaggtgcttaacggGATTCCTGTTCCCTCCCCCTCACTTTCCTAATTCTGAGCCTTGCTTTAGCCATTTTCCTCCACCTAGAATGttccccctttttatttgaaGCCATTGTGGTCCCCAAGATCCTTTTAGGCTCAGCTCAGATACCACTGATGCTACAAAGCCTACCTGAACCCCAACTTGGAAGTAGCAACTCGTTTGCTAAGACCTTTTGAGCCTTTCCTATAGGAAAATAAATGCTTACTGTCCTTCTCTGCCTTGTTTCTTGTTACTTATGCACACGTCTTAACTTACACTGGGGCTATAAAACCTCCAAGTTCCCTCGCCACGTTTCCCACGCGGTGCCAGCCTAGCATCCCACATAGAGGGGGTTCTCTCAGGAACACTTGGAGGTTTTAACCTGATGGGAATCCCTGGCACCATTTGCCCCGCGATTGTTGGAGGAAAGGGTTAGTAGCAGTCACGGCGGGTGGCAGATGGGACTTGTTAGGTAACAGGGTGTTTTCAGCTGCAGACATGGCCTCCCAGCACACCCTGCCCTCTGCTGGCTGCTCTTCCTATGTATGAGGGATGGTGTTTGTCAACTGCTGACAGAATGGACGTGGTCAGGGAGGACGTGGGACAGGAGAATGGGTGGGGTGGGCTTTGCCCCTGGGACGGGGTATGAGACCCCTACGTGAAAGGCCTCTTGTGTGGAGACGAGCGGGGCTCTGCGCACAAGCAGGGGGCTCTGGGGCCGGACGACAAGGTGCGGCTCagagcggggcggggggcggggcacCAGGGTCTGCTCCCCTGGGTCCTCCTTGAGGGGCAGTGGCGGCCACAGGGTTTCTTCTGGCGGCAGATGCTGTGGACGACGCCATGGGGGGCTCCCTTGGACAGCCCACCCTGGGGACCCGACCCCGGGGAGGCTCCCCAAACAGCCCGAGGCACCCTGAAGGGGCTTGAGGTCTTGCTATTCCAGGGAGGCGGCCTGTGAGCGAAATCGCTTTTTATGcctcaattcctggggcctttCAAGCGCAGGTCAGGAATCCGAAGCCCTCAGCtatgggaagggaggggaatggCGTGGCCACGTCACCCCAGGGCTCCTGAGCGACAGGGAAGCCgcgaggggcagggaaggagtgcaccccgaggAAGGGAGGGCACCTCTGCAGAAGAGAAGCAGTGCCCAGGCAGGAGCGGCACTGGCACCTGTCCGTGCCCGCGGGGTCCCTCTGGGGGTGAGCGTGTTTGAAAGGGCCCTGCCTGCCACCCCCAGCAGGGGGGACTCCCAAGGAAGGCTTGTGGTTCCCAGGAGGAAGTCCCACGGGGCGGCGGGCAAGGCCAGGGGTGGGGCGGGCCCTGGTCCGCGTCCCCGGAGCCTCCAGCCCCCCACGGGCTCCTGGACCTGTAGAACGTGAGGAGGCTCGGGAATCCTCTCCCTGGGATGGTGAGCCAGGCCCGAGGCAGGAGGACATCGAAGATGCGGCTGTGGCACAGCCCCAGGCGGCGTGAGCAGGTGTTGCTGCCGGGGCAGGCGGCGCAGGAGCAGAAGGGGCGCGGGCCCCCTTGAGTCCGAGATCCTGGGTggacagagaaggagagaggtgaGGGGCCCACCTGTTTCCCGGGGGCTCGGGGGGAGACCGGGAGACACAGCCAGAGAGGGGACCCGCATCCCGTCGCTCGCACCCTGCGACGATGGGATAACCGGGCGGGAACCCCGGGCTTCCTAAAGGAATTAGCAAGGGTTCTGGGCTGAACGGCCGAGGAAGGCAGCTGGTCCAACGTTCTCCTACCAAACAGCAGCAGGGACTAAGGGTTTGGGAAAATGGTTGTTTCATAGTCTGGCGCTCCctgagaataataataatgacgATGATGCAATAGCTCACAACTGCAGAGTGCTCATAATTCAATGATCAGCTCACTTAATTGTCAGAACAATCTCGAGAAACAAGTGCGTTATCATTAACTTCATTTTACAAGGAAGCAGACGGAGGCTCCAAGAGCTGGAGGGATGTGCCCTTGTAGCAAGTGGCTTGCAGAAATGAACTTCAGCTCAGGATTCCTAACTCTCAATTCGGTGCTCTTTCCACAGAATTCTCAGCAAGTGGCCCAGGCCCGTGACCGCCCACCCCGTGGGAGCCACACCGAGATCCCGGGAATTGGTCTCCGGAGCTGCCGTGAGGTATTTATCTAGAAGACAATGGCTGCTCTTGAAACACTTTCTCAAACTTAAGTCCCAGTTGTGTCCTTCTCAGCTGTGGATCCCAAGAGAGCTCGGAGCTGGCGGTCTCTGCTGTTAGGTAGGAAGGCTTCTGGTAGGAAAAGTCCCTCCTTTATGCAGGTTCTTCAGTCCTGGCTCCTTGACGGAGCTAGCAATTCCTCCACCTGGCTGACTTACACGCTCTCACTTAGACCTGCCCATGAGGAGGGAGGGAGTCTAAAGGCaagacttttcttttccttctgcattaaaacaaaaacatttgagacataattcacatgccataaaatGCACCCACTTCAAGTgtatatagttcagtggtttttagtatattcaaagttgtgcaaccatcacctctTCCTAAAATTCCAGATCATTTGCTTCACCCCCAAGAGAGACCCCACACTCATTATCAGCCATTCCTTAGTGTCCCtgcctacccccccccccagcccctgcaatggatttgtctatttgtctgttctggacatttcgtaTACatagaatcacacaatatgtgtttttcttgggactggcttctttcacttagcataacattttttgaggttcatccacatcataacatgtatcaatacttcatgtatttttattgccaaatagtattccattttatggctatatcacatttggtttatccattcatcagctgacggacatttggattgttcccACTTTGCGGCTATCatgaatactgctgctatgaacatttgtgcacGAGTTCTTGAGTGGAGGGATGTTTTCAGTTCCCTGGGGAGTGGGAACTGCTGGGTCATGAGACGACTCAATGTTTAACCATTTGAGGAGCTGTCAGActcttttccaaagcagctgcatcCTTTTAAATCCCTTCCAGCAGTGAATAAGGGTTCTGCTTTCTCTCCCTGCTCACTGACATTGTGAGTGTTATCTTTTTGATTCTAGCCAGGCTAATGGGAAATCCTAGTGGATTTTCTTGAGCTGCATTGGCCACTTGCAAAAAGACTTGGATTTTAGAAAATGGTGTCCTGATGCCCTGCTTCATCGCCACTGTCTCTTTCTACTCTGGCTCAAAGGGGGAAAATCCTTGGCAGAGGAGGCTCAGGGTGACCATGGAAACCACTAAGAGCCACCGTTTCTTGCTTTGTCTCCTCCATCAGTTGAATCTGGTGAGTTTTCGCATCTGTATTCTGAGGCAAAAGTCGCGCATATTCATtaaaaggtttggaaatggaaagTTTCATTTTTTACAGATCCCAGTTCTGAAGGCTATAATCCAGAGGCATTTACCTCAGTAACAGATGATCATAAAAGAGACAGTAGATAACACTCAACCCCATTACCGCACGTCAAGAACGGATTGATTCTCAGCCACAGAAACTTTGCAATCACGGCAATATCTTGGATTTAACTCTTCCGCACTTCTCTCATCCTTTTTCGGCTCAGACCATCCCCAAGGGAGAGGCCGTGGCCTAGGGAGTGTGGCCGCCCCAGCGCCCCAACGCACGGGCTGCGGCTGGCGGTGTCCAGGGCCGCTCGGGGAAGGATGCTCTCCCTCTTGGGGAGACTACCCGTCCTCTCGGGATCAGGAGGGGGGTGCTGAGGTCCAGAGGAGGGATTCTGGAGTCAGAATAGACAGGTCCTGCCAGTGCTACCAGTGACTGATCAGGTTTGAcctccgagcctcagtttccccatcaatAAAATGGAGATGGTGATAGTACCTCCTCCACAGGATTGTTAAATGAGATTAATGTAGACCGCTCAGCCCAGGGCCGGATATGAGGTAAACGCTCTGCGGAAATGTCAGCTCTTACCAGTGTTAGTTACAGCAGTAGCCGTCCACCCTTGGAGACCCCTACACCATCCAATGCTTATTTGGGCTCTGCTTGGCTAAGAAGACAGAGAGccattttccccactcagccattccATTTCCAGACAGCTAATTGTTGGAAAGTGTTTTATGTTGACTGGAAGTCTGCTGGCCTGTGGTGTCTTCCATGGGTAGGGATACGAGACGtcataaataaaaagacaggatgcccagttaaacaTGAATTTCAGATACAcaatgaacaattttttttttgtactggggccagggattgaacccgggtccttgTGTGTGGAAAGtcagcactcaacccctgagccacatcggctcccctgaattggttttttcatttgtttgcttgtttgttttgtttttaggaggtactggggattgaaactgggactttgtatgtgggaagcaggtgctcaactgcttgagccacatccactcccaacagTTTTTTAGTACAAGTGTGTCCCATGTAAAATCTGGGGTACTCTTACACTAAAAAATTGTCGGTTGcatttctgaaattcaaatttaactgggcgtCCTGTATTTCACTTGGCAAACCTAACCACAGCCCCATGGACCTCTCAGGACAACATGCAGCGCTCCTCACTTCTTCTTCCCGACAGGCACAtcccccagctcctcctcctccatcgACCTGAACCGGCTCTTCCTTGGATTGGTCTGCCGGGCATCTTTTACAGCCTACCAGGATAGTCGGATGAGGAGCATAAAGCAGTACGACCACCTCCCTTGTTCTAAAACATATGTTTCTATTAATGCATCCTTCTTTtagttttttggattttttttttttttttgcggccAAATAGCACTGCTGATTCCTAATGAGCTAGTATTACCATGAAGCCAAGTTAAATGTTACGATGTACGCGTGGCTGTCTTCTTTAAAGGATGGCGAGGAATGACAAAGCCCAGGAATTCTGATGTCTTGAGTAAACACCAAAACAAAACCCCTCACACTCCACCAACACGGTTCCAGGTTACGCGTAAACGCGGATCCCTACCCTAGGAGGACGCGCGGCAGGAAGAGGCCGCCGGCAGCTGAAGCCGGAGGGCTGCCCACCTGTTTTCTTGGCCTGAGGGGCTGCGTTGGAGCCGGCGTCGGGAGATAAGAGGCTCCCCGCCGAGCCGCGGACCTCGGGAGCGGGGAGGGCCTGGGCCGCGGCGGCGGCGTCGGAGCTGGGCGGCCGCGAGGCGGCGTCGGGGCCGGGCGgctgcgcggcggcggcggccttGGGCGGCTGCGGCGCCGACTCGGAGCTGGGGTGCGGCGGGCTGGAGTCGGAGCTGGGGTGCTGGGAGTTGGCGGTGGAGTTGGAGTCCCGGCGCCTGGCCTCCTGCTTCTTCCTCTTGCCCTTCTTCATGGCGGGTCCTCCCAAGCTCGGCGTGGACCTACATGGAGCTGCGTCACCCCTGGCCCCCTCCCGGAGGAGCCGCGCGCCCTCTGCCCTGGGGGGACGGCTCTGGCCGCCGGCTGGACTCGGGTGCCCCGGAGAACAGTCACCCGCTGCCCTCCTGTGAGGTCACAGaagcaggggggggggggtggctccCACGGCAGGGTTCCGGGGTCAGTCTTCCCGGCAGACACCCGCCCGGGGGGTCCTCCCTGCCCCCAAGTTGCCAGCCCAGGCAGAGGGCTGCTGCCGCCCCGTGACAACAGGACCTTCTCCCCAAGAGTCTGCGGCCGGAGCGCCCCCTGCGCGTGTGCCCCTGGCCCCTCGTGCACTCTGTTCTGCTCGGAGACACCATGAATGGGACCCTCGGCCCTGCCACTGGTCTCCACGTACaaaaaaaatgctgctgtgaCCTTGCCGTTTGTGAGTTTCAGATAACTTCACTGAAGACCTGGGGGCCCATGGAAAGCTTTACCTTCCACAGCCCGCGGCTTTCCACTGTCTCACcgtgctctcctccctccccagatTCTCCTCGAAGGAGCAGCGTCCCCTTCCTCCAaagcctgccccctgcccgcaccctgtgtgtgtgggtggatggggagggggtgagggataTCCCAACTTTTATGAGAATTCATGCATTTATAAAGATCTTTTCTCTACCAACATAACAGCTATTCggaaaacataaaatgttctCAGATGCATTCCATTTGCAATCACAGGTTGCTTCTCAAGTCCCAAAGCGGTCGGGTCAAGCAGGAACTCTGATGCGATCTCTAAGTTAACAATGTGATTTTCATTTTAGGACGGAAGaggaaatagtatttttaaaagacaacctTCAACTTCACACTTGAGCTGCCATAGAAAGTGGGCTCACATTAGAAGACCCCACTTCCAGCATGGACGCAGCCCTACCTAGGTGAGTATACGACTCTCAACTCCCTGGCATGGAGCCACAGGGCGTGACTACTCCCCTGCCCCAGAAGGAGATTTTAGGGTGGACCTTGTTAGATAATCTGAAACAGCCTACCAGGAGGAGTTCACACAGCAAGGAAGGGCAGGCAGGCCCATGTGAATTACGAAAGGACAGGATATATGAGAAATTCTTAAGATTAAGAAAAGATAATCACTAAGATTATCAGAAAAAGAAACCGAGGTTCAGAGAAGTGAAATTACTTTCCCAGCGTCACACAGCTGGTCTGAGGTATCGACAGAGCTAAATTCCAGTTCAGGGGTCCTTCTTTTCATGACCCCAGAAGTCAACAGGGAGTCAGACACTTATAAAGGCCTTAAAGGTGATGAATTAAAAAATCCCTTGAGTGAgagaattggggaaaaaaaaggtgtgAAGGATTAGAAGTGAAGGGAAGCTCAGATGATAATGCTGGATTGCATTTGGTTTGGCTCTCCAAGTAAGGAGGACTGTGAATCCACAGGAAAGTGCCAATTCCTTGAGGTCAAGAGCAATGGGTCCCTGTGGGGATTTGAGTTAGAGCCAGAGAGACCAGGAAATGAAGGCCTGGGCCGCCAGGGTTCAGCAGGCAGGCCGGGAACGCCAGTATTCCTGTCTGCAAAATTGGATTTTCAGGCACAAATGGGTGTTGCCTGAGGGCCTTGATTTGCTTTCAATAGGCGTTTCTCAACCTCAGCCCCACCACGTTTTGCACAATTCATGTCCTGTGCATTGGAGGAAGTTGAGCAGTAGCCCTGGCCTCTGAAATCATTAAATGTCTCCTGGGAGAGTTCGGAAGCAAAATCATCCCCTGGTTCAGAACCACCTGTTTCAGTGAATCAGACAAGAGCAGACTCACATCAGTGGGATTTCCTGATAGCTTGAAACCAACATCCCATTTCTCATGAAAGAGCCAAACAGCAGGGCAAACAGGGGCCCGTTGCccgggggagggttgggggaggcgCAGGGTGTCTGCCTAGGGAGGAGCGAGGGAACCTGGGTGGCTTCTCTGGCAGCAGAGACACTATAGTCTCTGGGTGTTCTCTACTACGGGTGGTCCCAAGAGGGGCGGGGGGGTCCTCACGGGCGAGAGGCTGTCCCCGAAGAATGAAGACAAATGGCACCGCAACAGTTCTTGGCCAGACCCtgctcccccatcccaccccacaaGCCCAAATTCCTGGCCTGGAGGTTGACTCTCTGGTATATAGGTCCCAACCCCTGTCCCAGGCTGACCGGTCACCATGCCACTGCCGGTGACCAGCTCTAGCCAAGCACAAGTGCAGGAAGTCCCTTGACTGCACCTAGCTTTCCTGCTTCCAGGCATTTGGGGAGGCCCTTTGCCCTCCACCTCCTCCAGCTTCCCCTCTGTAAAAACATTGCCCACTGTCAAGAGCCATCATGTGTCCCTAGAaagcagggttcttaacaagggatctgtgaacttgaatggaaattttaaaaaaacaatattcttgcagggatgtgttggtgcaggtgtgatctatttatttaataatacacagtacagtgtgcaCTTAGTccaggggtccatggttttcacctgactggcaaagggtccatggaacaaaaaaggttaagaacgcTTGCCCTAAAGGCTTTCTTGAGATCCCAAACAGAAGCCATCTCTCCCTCTGAGCCCGGAGTGCTGGTTTGTAGGACGCTGATCACGTTCTCCTTGTTCTTTCTCGTTCCCCGCCCCCAGACAGGTGGAGATCAAGGGGGACCAAGGCCTAGAGAAGGGGCTCAAGAGAAACTCCTCGAATGGAATGGAAGGCGAGGGTAGAAGTGGAAAGCACTGAAGGCAGGGTGGGCTACGGGGGACAAGGCCCCTGGAGGCTTCATCACAGAGGTTCAAGGATGGACTGGCCTTGGCTGAAGGTCAGTGCTGGAAAAGTTCAGGGGCGAGGGGCTTTTCTGACCAGGCACTCCGAccgccgggggtggggggtggaatgaGGGGCTGGCGAATACCGCAGACTCCTTAGGAGAGTGAGAAGAACGAGTCCAAGGCCAGACAAAGCCTGGTAGTTAGGAAAGGGTCCTGGGAGTGTTAACATTCACACCCAAGAGGACGCCGAAGGTCGTGTCCCGGGCACCCAGACATGTGCATCACCATTTGTCCTCATTCAGATCTGGATGGCACCTTGGAGGATGGACTTGCTCTGGTCACCAGCAGGACAGGGGCAGAGCCTGCGTGCCTGGGGTacggcctccccctgcccccgcaCATTCTCAGCATTTTCTGGTTTAATCCCCGGGCCCCCAGGCCAGCATTCCTGGATTGGAAGGGCCTCGGTTTGGGAGCACACTTCTGCAGTGGGCAGCTACCTTAACCTACCTACCTtagagggttgttgtgaggatgtGAAAAGCCCTTGGGACAGGACCTGGCTCACAATAGgcaattttttaattgttattccCTGGAACAGAGGACTGAAAAACCCAGCTGGGTGTAAAAGGTGTTGGAGGGAGGAGGTGGGCCCCGCCTACACAACCTAAAGTCAGCACCTTACAAAAGCCTGATCTGGAGCAGTTGGCAACGATGTCCCAagttggggggtgaggggaggacaTAGGTCTCCGATTTGGGTTAATTCAAGTGCTTCTGTTGCTCAGCTTGCTCCGGCAAGCACGTGCGCGCGTGCGTGTGAAATCTAGCTCATCTCCACCAGTGGAGGCACGGTAAGGGGCGGGACTCCGCATTGGGGGTTTCCCACCCGGGGCTCCAGCGGCGGccgcagccccccagccccccgggcCCTCACCATCCGTTTGGGTCGCCCGATCGACCAGGGCGCCGCAGCCCCGCGCCGCGACCTTGTTGTCTTGGTAGGAGGCGCGCTGGAAGTCCAGGGTGCCGTCGGGGCGGCTGGGGCAGAACACGGCGGTGTGCACCTCCACGGCGGGGTGGTGCGGCGCGAAGACGCTGCGGAGCAGGGTCTCCATGTGGCGGCGCGCCTCGGCCTCCTCGTCGGGCCGCGGCTGCATGATGACCCCCACGAGCGCGGCGGGCGGGCAGCGGAGGCGGGCGCGCACCTGCTGCAGCAGGAGCTGCAGCCGCCGCAGCTGCGTGTGCAGGGCGGCCGCGCGGCACAGCACCAGGAGCAGCTGCGCGCCCTGCGCCGGCGGCTCGGGGCGGCCCGGCGCGGGGCCCTGGGTCGCGCCGGGGCCCTGGGCCGGGGCGGGAGCCGGGCCCGCCTGGCGCTCGGGCGCCGCCTGGCGCTTGGCGCGCCGCCGCGGGTGGCTGCCGCCCTCGGGGCGTGCCTTGCACCGGGACTTGGCGGCCCGGCAGGCGGCGCCGCTCGCCGAGCCGTCGCTGGAGCGCTTGGGCGGCCGGCTGTCGCTGCTGCTGGAGCTGCTGTGGCCGTCCGTGGCTCGTGTGGATGAGGCCCCGGAGGGTCGCGGTTGCTCCATCGCGGCCTGCTCCACAAATTTCTGCAGGTCCCTGCAGCGCTCTTTCTCCTCCCAGAACTCGCTAACCAGCAGCACCTGGCCGTGACCATCCAAGGTCTGGACCCCAGCCTGTTGCTGCGCCTCGTCCTCCCCGCACCGTGGGGCCCTGGACGGCTGGGGCCCCAGCGGCTGCTCCATGTCCGGTCCGGCTCACTTGCCCCTCTGGCCCCGGCCCTGTGGGCCCAGGGGGAGGCTGCCCTTTCCGGGAGCATGTCACAATACCCCTGCGTCCTACCTCTTCCCGTCGGGGCCCGGGGCCTCTCCCCTGCTATTCCTTGGAAAGCTTCCAACATAGGGAAGTGGTGTTAGACTAACCCGCCCCCCTGAGTGTAGTTTCTCCAGCATTGTGTGTCCGTGGTGTCAAGAGGACAAATCCATTTAGCCCATGGATGGGATAAAAGCCACCAAGAAAAACGGACTTTTGTACACCTGGAGCATTTAGAGAGTGAACCTGGGTGGTCTCTGGACCTAGAGGTTTGAAGAGTGGGGGCCGGCGGGCGGCTCTGAGTGACTGCAGTCGGCCCCACCCAGGCCCAACTCGGTGACTTCCTGAGAATCTGAGGCTCACAGACTGATGGGGCTCCCTGAGATGTTTTCTGTGGGACCAGAGGCCTGTCAAAATATCAGGAAAGCACCTTGGAACTCCCTACCCTCCAGACCCcaccaaaaaagcaaaacagaaaactcCAAAACACCAAAAACTGCTTACCAGGGGGACGGCATCTTCACCCAGCAGTAGCACAGTGCCTGGGGAACCAGTCAATGGTGGTGAAAATTGTTCCctttgttaactttttaaaaaagtgagctTCACTAAGTTGTTTACAGcggctttttttctttccttctctttgacttgagaatggtttgctgttctttttctagtttcttcagttgttcagttagatctttgattttagctcttcatttttaatataggagtttagggctataaatttccctctttgcACGGCCTTTGCTATATCCCCTCATTTTTGATaaactgtatttttgttttcattcatctcaatatatttactaatttcacttacaatttcttctttgacccaccgattgtttaggaatgtattgtttagcctccatacatttgcaaaatttcccctttcttgtatgttattgatttccagtttcattccatcatcatctgagaaggtgctttgtataatttcaatctttttatatttattgagacctgcattTTATCTAACATGAGGTCTACCCTGGAATTTGGGAGTAGTGTTCTTtcaggtctagctcatttatcatgttgttcaagttctgtttccttattgatctgctGCCTAGTTCTCTCTAATGGTGTGAGCGGTGCATTGAAGTCtgcaactgttattgtagagatgtctatttctcccttcaattttgccagagtttgtctcatgtgttttggggcactctggttagatgcataaacgTTTATGACTTagttcttcctggtggattgtctcttttattaatatataatggccttctctatctcttataactttttttttttgaggcactagggctggggattgaacccaggaccttatatgtgggaagctggtgcttaaccactgagccacatccgctcccctgagttggttttatcatttgcttgttttttgttttttttttttaattttttttaaagaagatattttgattacataaatgttacacaaaaatatacgggattcccatatgacccgctccccaccctgcccacatttactcacattaacaacacccttcagtaatgtggtacattcattgcaattgatgaacacattttggagcattgccactaagcatatattattgtttacattgtagtttacactctttcccacacaattctggaggttatggcaagatatacaacaacatgtatctgtcactgcagtgtcattcaggacaactctcaAGTCCAGAAAATaccccctgtattacacctgttttccctctccctgacctcaaaacctccagtggccactgcctccacatcaatgatataagtccttccattgctagaatcacagttaagtctatagtagaataccaataagtcc
The nucleotide sequence above comes from Dasypus novemcinctus isolate mDasNov1 chromosome 7, mDasNov1.1.hap2, whole genome shotgun sequence. Encoded proteins:
- the SPATA3 gene encoding spermatogenesis-associated protein 3; the protein is MKKGKRKKQEARRRDSNSTANSQHPSSDSSPPHPSSESAPQPPKAAAAAQPPGPDAASRPPSSDAAAAAQALPAPEVRGSAGSLLSPDAGSNAAPQAKKTGSRTQGGPRPFCSCAACPGSNTCSRRLGLCHSRIFDVLLPRAWLTIPGRGFPSLLTFYRRPTRKHSIHRSSRPPSSRNCCCGSGGPGSCLLHH